One genomic window of Camelina sativa cultivar DH55 chromosome 5, Cs, whole genome shotgun sequence includes the following:
- the LOC104788268 gene encoding F-box/LRR-repeat protein At1g06630-like isoform X1: MGCIVIVASLYVSGTVNLSMDAKTCSGDAISWLPHEVLGKILSLLPTKQAVSTSVLSKKWNHMYRLADSLDFDDSVSLHAEEGGKQTSYVFSDSFKKIVDRTLALQCDYSIKKFSLACHVGAVNEGQKACVGRWISNVVGRGLVELDLRIKDRGIHFLPSQLFASKTLVKLTLGTKLYLGKLPSYVSLPSLKFLFIDTVFFEYEDLCCVLLAGCPVLEELSVHHKDNAIPHIISSPTVKRLSVHYNFHSENELSLDLPKLEYLDYSDFALYEYPQANLGSLVEAKLDLYPAEHVERPGVTNLIMGIRNVEILHPSPASVDVIYSCCKYGLLLPVFKNLVNLSFGSKDKRGWKLLATMLKQSPKLETLIIQDLNGYRGDVSMPPNQVKVLHVLNYGGTDEEFKQLEKCFIGKKT; the protein is encoded by the exons ATGGGGTGCATTGTAATTGTTGCATCACTCTATGTTTCAGGCACTGTTAATCTCTCTATGGATGCCAAAACCTGCTCGGGAGATGCAATCAGCTGGCTCCCACACGAAGTTTTGGGCAAAATTTTGTCCTTACTGCCGACAAAACAGGCTGTGTCAACATCTGTTCTCTCGAAAAAGTGGAATCATATGTACAGATTGGCGGATAGTCTTGATTTTGATGACTCCGTCTCGCTGCATGCGGAAGAGGGTGGTAAACAAACGAGTTATGTGTTTTCAGATAGCTTCAAGAAAATTGTGGATCGAACACTGGCTTTGCAATGTGATTATTCGATCAAGAAGTTCTCACTAGCATGCCACGTTGGCGCGGTTAATGAAGGCCAAAAGGCTTGTGTGGGACGCTGGATATCTAATGTTGTAGGACGCGGTCTCGTTGAATTGGACTTACGCATAAAAGATCGGGGTATACACTTTCTGCCTTCTCAGCTCTTCGCAAGCAAAACACTGGTTAAGCTGACACTGGGAACAAAGCTCTACCTTGGAAAGCTTCCTTCATATGTGTCACTTCCATCTCTCAAGTTTCTCTTCATCGATACGGTTTTCTTTGAATATGAAGATTTGTGTTGTGTGCTTCTCGCTGGTTGCCCGGTGCTCGAGGAGTTATCAGTCCATCACAAAGACAATGCTATCCCTCACATCATATCGAGTCCGACGGTCAAGAGACTATCAGTTCACTACAACTTTCATAGCGAGAACGAACTGTCATTGGACCTGCCAAAGCTAGAGTACCTTGACTACTCTGATTTCGCCTTGTATGAATATCCACAAGCTAACTTGGGATCCCTTGTAGAAGCTAAGCTGGATCTTTATCCGGCTGAACATGTGGAGAGGCCAGGTGTAACTAATCTCATCATGGGGATAAGAAATGTTGAGATCCTTCATCCATCTCCCGCCTCAGTTGAT gtgatCTACTCATGCTGTAAATATGGGCTACTTCTACCGGTATTCAAAAATCTGGTTAATTTATCTTTTGGGAGTAAGGATAAACGAGGTTGGAAATTGCTGGCAACTATGCTTAAGCAGTCTCCAAAGCTTGAAACTTTAATCATCCAG GATCTGAATGGTTACAGAGGCGATGTCTCCATGCCTCCGAACCAAGTGAAGGTGTTGCATGTTCTGAATTATGGAGGAACTGATGAAGAGTTTAAACAGTTGGAGAAATGTTTTATTGGGAAAAAAACGTAA
- the LOC104788268 gene encoding F-box/LRR-repeat protein At1g06630-like isoform X2, which yields MDAKTCSGDAISWLPHEVLGKILSLLPTKQAVSTSVLSKKWNHMYRLADSLDFDDSVSLHAEEGGKQTSYVFSDSFKKIVDRTLALQCDYSIKKFSLACHVGAVNEGQKACVGRWISNVVGRGLVELDLRIKDRGIHFLPSQLFASKTLVKLTLGTKLYLGKLPSYVSLPSLKFLFIDTVFFEYEDLCCVLLAGCPVLEELSVHHKDNAIPHIISSPTVKRLSVHYNFHSENELSLDLPKLEYLDYSDFALYEYPQANLGSLVEAKLDLYPAEHVERPGVTNLIMGIRNVEILHPSPASVDVIYSCCKYGLLLPVFKNLVNLSFGSKDKRGWKLLATMLKQSPKLETLIIQDLNGYRGDVSMPPNQVKVLHVLNYGGTDEEFKQLEKCFIGKKT from the exons ATGGATGCCAAAACCTGCTCGGGAGATGCAATCAGCTGGCTCCCACACGAAGTTTTGGGCAAAATTTTGTCCTTACTGCCGACAAAACAGGCTGTGTCAACATCTGTTCTCTCGAAAAAGTGGAATCATATGTACAGATTGGCGGATAGTCTTGATTTTGATGACTCCGTCTCGCTGCATGCGGAAGAGGGTGGTAAACAAACGAGTTATGTGTTTTCAGATAGCTTCAAGAAAATTGTGGATCGAACACTGGCTTTGCAATGTGATTATTCGATCAAGAAGTTCTCACTAGCATGCCACGTTGGCGCGGTTAATGAAGGCCAAAAGGCTTGTGTGGGACGCTGGATATCTAATGTTGTAGGACGCGGTCTCGTTGAATTGGACTTACGCATAAAAGATCGGGGTATACACTTTCTGCCTTCTCAGCTCTTCGCAAGCAAAACACTGGTTAAGCTGACACTGGGAACAAAGCTCTACCTTGGAAAGCTTCCTTCATATGTGTCACTTCCATCTCTCAAGTTTCTCTTCATCGATACGGTTTTCTTTGAATATGAAGATTTGTGTTGTGTGCTTCTCGCTGGTTGCCCGGTGCTCGAGGAGTTATCAGTCCATCACAAAGACAATGCTATCCCTCACATCATATCGAGTCCGACGGTCAAGAGACTATCAGTTCACTACAACTTTCATAGCGAGAACGAACTGTCATTGGACCTGCCAAAGCTAGAGTACCTTGACTACTCTGATTTCGCCTTGTATGAATATCCACAAGCTAACTTGGGATCCCTTGTAGAAGCTAAGCTGGATCTTTATCCGGCTGAACATGTGGAGAGGCCAGGTGTAACTAATCTCATCATGGGGATAAGAAATGTTGAGATCCTTCATCCATCTCCCGCCTCAGTTGAT gtgatCTACTCATGCTGTAAATATGGGCTACTTCTACCGGTATTCAAAAATCTGGTTAATTTATCTTTTGGGAGTAAGGATAAACGAGGTTGGAAATTGCTGGCAACTATGCTTAAGCAGTCTCCAAAGCTTGAAACTTTAATCATCCAG GATCTGAATGGTTACAGAGGCGATGTCTCCATGCCTCCGAACCAAGTGAAGGTGTTGCATGTTCTGAATTATGGAGGAACTGATGAAGAGTTTAAACAGTTGGAGAAATGTTTTATTGGGAAAAAAACGTAA